GGTGCGGCAGGGCGGGCTCGCAGGGAGCTGGCCCCGGCTGTGGGGCTGCATTTCCCGCTCAGCCCCACAGCCCGCCCGAAGGAGGAACCCTGCCCTCACTAAACATGGCCTCTCCCTCCCTTTGATTCCCAACGCAGCGAAGCCCACGACTCCCTTTACTGCCAGGAACCAAAATGGCTACGTAGAAACCTCACCGCCGCCCTTACTTAAGATGGCGGCACCTGAACCTCAGGTGCCTTCTCGCCAGCAGTTAACATGGCGGGCGGAAGGCGCGTGTGGACGGTGTTGCGGGCGCGGCACCGCCCACACTCAAGATGGCGGCGGTCAGCATGCGGCTGCCGGTAGCTCGCAAGGCGGTGGGGCCGAGCGCGCCCCGGGGCGGCGAGAAGCACCTGGTTGCGCCGGGGGACACGATCACCACGGACACGGGCTACATGAGGTGGGGGCAGCGGCGGAGGGGAGGCGGCGTGGGCTGGCCGGCCGGCCTCGGGCTCTCCTGAGGCGGCCCCGCTCTCTCCGCAGGGGCCATGGCACCTACGTGGAGGAGGAGAAGCTCATCGCCTCGGTGGCCGGCGCCGTGGAGAGGGTGAACAAGCTGGTGTGTGTCAGAGCGCTGAAGACCAGGTGAGTATGGCTGCCTCCTCCGCGCAGGGGGTGTGAAGCCCGCCATCTGTGCCACACGAGGGCTGGCCACCGGCTGGGTCTTCTTCTGCGGAGGATGAGGCGTTTGATGGGCTGCTTTCTCTGTCCTGCTTTCTCTGTCCTGCTCCCAGGTACAACGGCGAAGTCGGTGATATCGTGGTTGGGAGGATCACGGAGGTAAAGCTGGCGTTTCGTGATGTGCCGtggaggaggagggtggcttgCTGGCTGGCCACCAACATGTCACGGTCCAACCTGGAATGTCTCTGACCTTCCTGAAAGCCCATCAGTGTTCCTGCACAGAGGCACTGTCAGCACGGAGGGTTTAAACAAGATGAGGCTTGGAAGTAGTCACCAGAGCTGTCTCGTCCTGTGTGCTCGGCTGGGTGCAGAACCTCCTGctctgctgaagagctgctgttcCATTTTTGAGCATATatcaacagattatttttcttcttcaggttcAGCAGAAGCGATGGAAAGTGGAAACGAATTCGAGGCTCGATTCAGTCTTGTTGCTGTCATCTATGAATTTACCTGGTGGGGAGCTGGTGAGTGTAGTTGATGCAGAGCAGTGCCAGAGCCCTGTTATCTTCTGCTTCCACGGCAGAAGCCGAGGCACTGGGAAGCTCTGGAGCCCTCCCCGGTTAGCACAAGGGTAGTGTTGGGTTTTGTGGGTTAGCCTGTGCTATCCGTCTCAGTGTTATTGGGACATAAACACATCGGTGATCTAAAGATGTGCTAGTCTGCGTGATTTTCCTTCAGTGACCAGACTGTGTTCTGCACGGCATCCTAATGTCCTCCTGCAGTGTAGGTATTAACGGATGTTTTCTCATTCTGAGCTCCACGTAACTTTTCTTGCATTGTGCGTTTCAGAGAAGGAGATCAGCAGAAGATGAGCTTGCGATGAGAGACTATCTGCAGGAAGGGGACCTCATCAGTGTATCCTTCCACTGCTGCACTCGGAGAGAAGAGCCAGGGGGCACGGGGAGAACAGCCAGAGCTGGGCTAGCCTGGCTGGTAGTGGGAGCTCTCTGCCAGGGGCAGCCAGTGGCTCGTGGCACCGGGCAGCATTGGGGACCTTGTTTCCTTAAGTGGCGCTGACAGGCAGAGGTCCAGTCTGTATTTTCTGATGGGGCTGTGTCACTGCACACCCGAAGTCTGAAATACGGGAAGGTAAGTTGTTCAAAAGCACATGGTCTTGGCCTAATTCTGCTCCAGCTGACTTCTATAAGGCCTTTTAGAGGGATTTTTAAGAAGAAAGCTCTGGGGTAGAGCAGGATGTTGTTATAACCCATTCCTGCAGGTTAGGATGAATCTCAGTTCCTACGTGGGAGCACTGAGCAGGGTTTCCCCAGAGCAGAGGGAATGCCCTTGAGTTGCCCTTtgagctgctgctctccctgtCCACAGTTACAGCCTGCGAGTCCTGTTTCCCCCACTAGCCACTTGTGAATTAAACCCTGGGGAGAAAAATCTTCTGACTCAAACTCATCACACCTCTTCTGCAGGCCGTTGCCCCTGTGACTTGTCTCTCTCTCCAGGGCTCTATTTTAGGCTTTATGCCATTGGCATTTATCTCTGGTTTTGTGCATTGAAATAAACCAAGGGGCCATTGGAGCGTAGGCTGCAGTTTGGGATTACCAGACCAAGGGTATTAGCGCTTAAAAGATGAAAGCGAAGTGTGCTTATTGCACAAAGGGTGAAGGACAGGGATTGGATTAAGAGGGAAAGTGTTCTGCTAAATTGGGCCTCTCGACCCTCATTTTTCTGCAGGGATGGTTATGTGTAGTTACGATCAAGATATTATTAACATTTGTGCTAAGCACTTAGAGTATTCTTCATCTTCAAAGGACTGCACAGGCATTAGCTAAtcctcccagcactcccagagGCAGGCAGGTTTTATATTCACTGTTTCACAGGAAAAGGTGTTAAAATTGACTGGTTCCTAGACCAGGAGTGGAGCGCATGTCAGTGCCTTGATGTTATAGACGGTGGCTCATGTCTCATGCTGAGTCTCGTGGTCTCCTCTTCAGCTTGGCCAGGGTGTGCTCGTTCAGGTCTCGCCCTCCCTTGTGAAACGCCAGAAGACTCACTTCCACGACTTGCCCTGCGGTGCATCTGTGATCCTTGGCAACAACGGTTTCATCTGGATCTACCCAACTCCAGAGCAGAAAGATGAAGAGGCTGGGGGCTTCACCACCAACTTGGAGGTGAGGGGTCAGGCAAGATGAACCTTCTCCTACCAACAGTGTTTTGTTAGTCTAAGACAGAGGCACATGAATAGCCTGAGACTTTCAAGATTTGCTATTAGGTTCAGGGCAAAGCTTTTTTTACAGTAGGCTTGCATTATTTCCCTGTGTAttcatctcttttcctctgtccttccTCAGCCAGTTCCCTTGTCTGACCGGGAGGTGATCTCACGGCTCCGAAACTGCATTGTCGCTCTGGTTACTCAGAATTTGATGCTCTTTGACACCAGCATCCTGTATTGCTATGAAGCATCCCTTTCTCATCAGGTACGGGAACCAGTGGTGTTTACTTTATTGCACACTGTGGGGAGGGAATGGAAAGGCCGCATCAGTTGCTGCTGAGGTCAGTAAGTTCGGTGGTAGGGCTTCCTTTTGGCTTTCCAAAGCATCCTGTAGTTAAGTGACAATATGAACTTCCCCCCTCCTGCATAACATAAACTGAATTGCATGTTTTCAGGGATAGTTTGAAGGGTTCTGCCTCTGGCAAAATCCAACTATTCCTATAGAGAAGTAGTTCCATTCTTTGATAGAGATGTATCCCTTGCTGGGATTACGGACTCTGTGATGCTTGTGAAAACAGTGTTAAATTTGGGGTTGTGTGAGGGTATGGTGCACTTTAAGAACAAATGATGAAAAAGCAAGTGTCACGTATTGTACAGAGACTGGTCTTCTGTTTGTATCCACATCCTGCACTGCTGGAAGGCTCCCTCAATTTGACCTCTTGCTGTACAGcttttctctgtcatttctgCCAGCACAATCACTAGCAATTCTCTTCTCATAAATGGGTAAGATCTGAATTGTCTTTGCTTTCAATCACAGTGGCAGCCTACTCAGCTAGATGGGATGTTCTTTTTGCACTATACTTCTGTTTAAGTCATCTCTCCCCTTCCCAAACACTGGTGTGTGTCTTTCAGGAGAGATTAGGAGTTGTCGGTAGCATCTCCTTTGATTTCTTATGGTCTCTGTGTAAGAATTGTGAACTCTGGCAAAGCTGACTTTGCCTTGGACTCTCTGCCATGATTTTCTTGTTTGACCACAACCCTCTAAACTCCCTTGCTGCTCGTTGCTCTGTGCCAGGGACCCTTGTTTCCCCAGAGTGTGTGATAGTAGTAGTTGCTTTTTGTTGCCAATGTTACTCTTCTTTCCACTCCAGATCAAGGACATTCTCAAACCAGAGGTGATGGAGGAGATCGTTCTGGAAACCCGACAGAGGTTGCTGGATCTGGAGGGATAGGGCACATGGCCAGAAGCAGTCATCTGAAGTCCCAGCATGGCAGCTTTTGATTctcagtattatttattttcagtgttctaGTCCCCAACATTCATTCCACACTTCAGAAACCACCAAAATTCCTCATTTTAACTCCTAGGATACCTCCTGAGCCCTTTTAGTACAATAGTACTAAATAGTACTTAAGTACAATAGCCTTTTAGTGCAGCAGCCTGAAAAATTGATATTTGACCTTTATGAAGATGCAGATGCAACTGGGACATATCTCATAGTACTTGTTGCTGTTAGTGCCCCTAACTTTGTGCAAAATGGTAAGAGGAAGGGATGTGTTTCATGATGTTTCTCTCTCCCAAAAGGCTTTCTAAATGGGTTTGATTTTCCTTTACTGTGACGTAGATCTGCCAGTCAGTCCTCTGAGagctcttgtttttctctttaagacTGCAGATCACAGGTACAAGTCTTAAAGGACAGGAGTATCCACACCCTTGCTAACCACATTTTGGGTCTGGCTGTTCATGGCTTCTGTGTCTCAAGGGTATGAGATTGGATGTGGCATGATGTGGCTGTTCACGTGAGCTGGGAGCCGTGGGCAAGCAGTGCCTTCTCAGTCTGTGTGCATCCTGCTggtctctttatttttttatgcttgATGTGGTGAGCTTCTCTGAGGAGGCTCTGGTattgttttctattattttacatttcaataaATTTTTTGAAACAGATGGGTCATTCAGGAGTGTGTGTATTAACTTGTCTTTCTCCAGAATGAATTGGGTCTAGCTTGAGAGCTGTGCTTGGCTCAAGTTTCTGTGCACCAGGACACTCAGAATGGTTGCAACGTCCTGTTACCATCTCTTGAACTGTTGCTCCTCATCCCATTCAAGCAGGACTTGACCTTCTTCAGCGTATCTTCCGTGCACAGTTCCTCTGCCAGCAGATTGCCTGGCGTCGCTCACAATGGTGCTCTCAATGCTCCTTCCCTGCGGGACCCTGTGAAGAGTTGAGTCGTGCAGCAGCTGTGTCTGGGAATTGACAGGGAGCCCAGTATGATACTGGTGAGGATCCTCAGGCCAGTGGTTAGAGGTGGGCATGCTGAGCCAGATGTTGGCAATCAATATATAATATTTGTATTATATATGTATTGTGCATGTATATTGTATTAGGGCTGCTTGCACCACAGAGCTGTAATTcttaaaaaggatgaaaaagcaaaatgtctgCCCTAACTGGCCCTGAATCCAGTTCTAGTGTTGCAAATTCTCATGCTTGCCCCAGGCCAAAGGAAGAATTCTTTGCTCAATCTTTTCCTGGGAACTAGAAATGCCCTTTGTTGCTTCTTACCTAGTgcaggctgctctgcctgctgtccGGAGGAAGCACTAGGTGGCAGCTTCAGATCGTGTTGGTGGTATTTACCTTCCTCTGCCTCTTTGCCTTGTGAAATAGCAAAGGCTGGATGGCTGCCACCAGTGCTGCTACCTAAATACCAGAGCTTTATGGAGCTCAGTGGCTAAGGACAAGCAAGGACATGGGTAATCCGTTCTGCTGCTGCACAACTCAGACTTCTGCCCGTGCTGCCTCTGTAAAATAGTACTTAACTTCTTGGGGATATCGGTGGAATGCTCCACACAAGGCCTGGGAattgttatttttaagttttatgagGGTTCCCTAATAAGTGTTGCAACAATCACatcctcgaggtgacttgggaAATTTGAAAACTAAAGCTTGGTGGTGACACTTTCAGGTGTGTGCATGAGGCTGGGAGCAGCATTATCCACATCTGCATGGGCAGGAACTGTGCAAAAAGGCTGACAGCTTTAGCAGGCTGCATCTTTTAATTAgaagagtatttattttttttccctaccaaaTTGCTGTAGTTTAGAAACGGTTTATCTTATTACCATATGGGGACATGGAGGGATTTCTGCTGTGAGGCTTCTAGGTATAAGCAGATTGGGGATATACAGGCAATGAGATAATTTATCTGGTgttccctttttttaaagcatttttaaaagctgatggAGAGGTCTGTAGTTAATCCAGTAGATCTCTTTGCATCTCTGCCACTTCAATTTAAACAACTCTGTGTCAGTTAAAGGGCAAAGGTGTGAAGAGCCTGTACTTCACTACCACCCAGAGAGATGTGATATCTGGAAATGGTTCTGCTGAACTGGTACACGAATGCAAAATGCCTCTCTGTCCTCAAGCAACCTCTCTGCAGGCACCTAACAGGTCAGAAAGGGCTTGGGGGGGTTATGAGGCTCTTGAAAGTGCTGTTGGTAATGTGACAGAAACACACTGAGGAAGCATGCTCTGGAGGTGCTTAATTTAGAGTTGGATCATGCTCATGGGTACCAAGCAGGAGCTGTCAGACCTGCAAGGTGAGACAGCGCCAGGTTCTCATAACACAGAACCTGGGAAAAGGGTGCTGGTGTCTCTGCAGCAGGCTGTCTTACtgatactactttttttcttttcctctctctttttttttttgtttccccccttgttctttttttcccctctacataGCAGTCTTTGAAACTGTGGTCTATTTCCAGGCTTTTTATGCTAGCCCTCTCTCCCCATTGTGAAcattttttggttatttttatgcTCAGTAAATAAGTATACAACCTGAAAAACAATGAACTCAAGATCTGGACTGCTTCAGCTCTGAGCTTTCAGATTCCTCCTTCTTGCTGCAGCATTCCTGATACTTTGGCCTTGAGGGTGTATTAAATGGGGGAGAGTATGTGATTCATCCAGTTCCTGTGCTCCCGAATACCTGGCACTTTTGTTTTTAAGCCTGAGAACAAGAGCACCAGCTGATAAGGTTTGGTTATGGATCTTTTCTGATGTGTGGGGGCAGCTGAAGGTGCCGGTATTTTCCTCCCTGGCCACGAGGGGTCATTGCTGTTCTTTGTGAATTCAGCCAGTGCTTTGCCAAGCCCAGATCTAAATTCTATAACTGCTTCAGCGAGGGCATTGCTGGCAGCTCCTACAGCCCCGTACAAGCCAGCAGGTAACAAGAGATGAGAGTGACAAACTTGTGTGGGGAGGGAGAAACCTCCTGAGCAGTTTCAAAAGTGTCTAAGGTACCAGTCCAGCTGCCATTTACTGTTGATTTGGCTGAATTCCTGTGACTTTTTGCTCTCTTGAAGTTGAGGGCCACCAGTGCTCATCCATCTCGAAGGCAACTGGATGTGCTGCTGGGGCTGAAGTTTCCATATGGAGAGGCTTCAAGTATCACTGTTCGGTCATGACCCACAATCTAGCAAACAACTTCTCCCCAGAGGCCGGCAGAGATGAGTGAGGAGTCGGATGGGGTCTGGGGGAGGCTCTGGCATCTCGGAtgggtgggggtgctggggccccTTTTTCCGTAGGCAGGTCTGCATGAGAGTATGGGCAGGCTATCTAAACAATGCCTTTGAAACGGGATGTGCTCGAGATGTAAAGGACGACTCCAGCAAAAGCAGTGTCCTCTTGAATTCTTGAAATAGTCTGTGGGATTTTGCTCTCTTGAATTCTTGAAATAGTCTGTGGGATTTTGCTAGGCAACTTCTAAGCAGGAAGggtgaaaaaggaagaaactatGACTTCTCTGGTTTAAGAAGAAAACCATCATTGAAAGCAGGGTGGGAAAAACCTAGTAAGTGTTAATTTTCATATGGGGAACTAAAATACCCATGCAGGCATTAAAACAGCCTCGACCAATCTGCTTTCTTTAGTCACCAGTGTCTGAGGGTGTGAAGCCTGTTTGTAAACCAGCTGTAGCACCTGCCTGTGCTGCTTACTCCAGGGTTAATACATGGCACAGATGTGCTGGGAAGGGGAGCTCGTAAGCAGTTCCCTTGCTGGTGAGTGCTGCCTGCAGAAACGAGAACACAAAATCACTCATctgtagaaataattttcctgtttcttggtGGCAGTGTTTGATTCATGTTCTAACATGAAGAATGGCAGCCCCTCCCTTTATTCCCAGCAATAACCATTGGGATTTTAAATTTGTGCTAATGGGTTATTAATCCAATTACTGCTGCTTATTATGTTACTTCTGTATCATCCATGAGCACTTTTGCCATTCAGTTGAGGTGAATGGTATAAATACAAAGCTTTGAGCAGACCCTAGAAGATACTGACACCCCACTGAGATTATAGGCAGTCTTGAAATGGTCGTCTCATGTTCCTGAGGACCATTAATTAATATGCTAGGGTTTATTGCTTGGTAAAGGTGTTGAAGCTTTAAGACACTGTTATGGAGGAAACATCACTGCAGCTGTGGACGTAACAACCCACACTTAACTGAAGGTAACCAGAAAAAGTACTGAAATTTCTTTCATGAAATATATGGGATGTACACAGGCCACATTTAAGGCTTGATTGAAAGAAGGAGtctgtagatttttaaatttattctgcGTTCACACAGTCTTTCTGTCACTGTCTTCTCTAATAATTTCTGAACTCCCTGGGCAACTTTGTTGTTTGACATGTTCACAATCAAGTTCACAGGGTAGGGGGCAGAAAATATAATACCTCCAGGAAGGAAAAGAGGGCAGATACCTTGCTATGGTATTTGGGAGTGACCAGCTGGCCCATCTGCCTGTGTATAGCCCCAGGTTAACTACAGCACTGCTTTGGGAAACGGGAAATGCTTTTGGAGCAACTGCTGAGTGGAAAGAGGTTGGGGACTGCTGGCAAAGAACCTGCCCCACTTTGCTGCCTATGATTGCAAAGCATCAGGAGGAATAGCTGACTGTTGGCCTGAATGATAAATTCACCTAGTCTGTTAAATAAAAACTAAGTTCATCTGCATAGATGTGAGGCAGGGAGAAGTGTATGTACACCTTGTACTGTCCTGAACAAAAGTCCTGCTTATTTGCAATTACCTTTGCATAATTTGGTTAAGGTCTTCTGAGTATCAGGGACCTTCTGGAGTTCACTCTGTTTCAGTCCTGCTGTGGTAGGAGAGATTATCCAGGATGCTCCAGTCAGACCTAGAAGGGAATAACTTTTTCAGTAAAGGATGGTTGGTATTgttttttttgtaacaaattGCTCTCAGGCTGCTTGGCCTGTGTTGACAGACCCTCAGTTTCCTTCAATCCATGGGAGCTGACTGTGGGGTTAGATCACTGCAGTGAGAAGCCGATCTCCATTACTGAGATTAACCTGGAGAAATTCTGCGGAGTTCAAGACCCTGGATTTGTCACAGCATAATGTACCAGAATTTCTCTCCCCTGCGTGTGTAGCACAAATAGCCTCAGTACCTGCAATTTGAGTCACTGATGGAGAAATGCAATAGAAATGGTTTGGGATCAGTCTCCTGGCTAAGAATTAGTGATGTAGGAGCAGACTGGCACAGCAGAGGTGGAGGATCCCGTAGGGCCCTATCAAGCGCTACATTTCAGATGCTATTGTTGGAAGATGAAAAATACACGTCTGCCAGGGACCTTGAATATGGTGTAGGAGACATGGAGTGTGTTTGGATTTGTCACAAGGGAGGAGTCAGTACAAACAAGCCGCTCTGTGTCCAGATGGTTACCCTGAGCAGGAGTCTACTGCACAAAATTGCATTTGTGTGTTCTCTCGTTGTCAAGTGGGAGCAACCACAGACCTTTGACCAGAACACCCTGACCTCGAGCTGCTGCCTCAACCCTCTTCTATTCCCAAGGTGAAGTGGAGAACGTACGAGAAACTAAATATCTTCAGCGTCACTGTCCATGCTCTTCAGCTCAGGGTACGCCTGTGTTGCACATCGAAGGGCACCACAGTGCAGGCTGAAGAATCTGGGGCTTAAACTTTATCTTTGTACCAAATGGTGCAGGAAAGTACAtcaataaaatatgttttgttgtCACCTTCACTGGCCTCTATGGCTGTTCTTGGTATCAGGTTTTGCATATGCTCTGACAGCATTAACAGGGAAGGGAAGTCCTTTGTGCAAGCAGCGTGAGTGACCCGTGGCTGTGGAAAAGCTGATGGTTGTGCACGCAGCTGATGCAGTAAGGATCTCTTCTTCCCTGTCCATCTCTACAAGAAACCCAGGGTCCAGAGCCGGCCAGGGGCCTTGAGCCCCGTGCACAGGAGGGGTCTCTATCTGGGTCTCATTGTCAGAGCTAGGGGAAAACAACTTGGGTAGCCCTTGCAAAGGGGTAAGGGATTTGGCATGAGCTTTCTGGGTCCTTGGCTAGCGTTTGCTAGCAGTGTTATACTAGCAAATCCCTCTTCTGCCTGTCATTTCCACCATTTTCCCCTTTGTCCCACTCCCCTTCAGTCTCCC
This is a stretch of genomic DNA from Strix uralensis isolate ZFMK-TIS-50842 chromosome 21, bStrUra1, whole genome shotgun sequence. It encodes these proteins:
- the EXOSC2 gene encoding exosome complex component RRP4 isoform X2, which encodes MAAVSMRLPVARKAVGPSAPRGGEKHLVAPGDTITTDTGYMRGHGTYVEEEKLIASVAGAVERVNKLVCVRALKTRYNGEVGDIVVGRITEVQQKRWKVETNSRLDSVLLLSSMNLPGGELRRRSAEDELAMRDYLQEGDLISAEVQSVFSDGAVSLHTRSLKYGKLGQGVLVQVSPSLVKRQKTHFHDLPCGASVILGNNGFIWIYPTPEQKDEEAGGFTTNLEPVPLSDREVISRLRNCIVALVTQNLMLFDTSILYCYEASLSHQRLVFCLYPHPALLEGSLNLTSCCTAFLCHFCQHNH
- the EXOSC2 gene encoding exosome complex component RRP4 isoform X1 gives rise to the protein MAAVSMRLPVARKAVGPSAPRGGEKHLVAPGDTITTDTGYMRGHGTYVEEEKLIASVAGAVERVNKLVCVRALKTRYNGEVGDIVVGRITEVQQKRWKVETNSRLDSVLLLSSMNLPGGELRRRSAEDELAMRDYLQEGDLISAEVQSVFSDGAVSLHTRSLKYGKLGQGVLVQVSPSLVKRQKTHFHDLPCGASVILGNNGFIWIYPTPEQKDEEAGGFTTNLEPVPLSDREVISRLRNCIVALVTQNLMLFDTSILYCYEASLSHQIKDILKPEVMEEIVLETRQRLLDLEG